The Sparus aurata chromosome 10, fSpaAur1.1, whole genome shotgun sequence genome includes the window ACTGTTATTCATTTTATAACCAGTGCCTAAACGCAGTTAATGATTAATGTAATACAAACCATAAAGCTGCAAAAACCAAAAGGACAATCTAAATAACGCAGGTGAATACAACCCTTCTCTCAAGGTAAGCTGACAAAAATTGACttttatatcatatataatgAAGAATGACTTTAAAGCAATCATTTGTGCGATCATCCTACAGATGACAAGCTTTGAGCTTTGAGTGCCTCcaacctttttattttagtatttaaTTGCTCCACCAACTTCTACCAAATGTGGTTTTGTAATGTGCTTGTGTGGCTTTCAAGTGGCAAAAGTGAGTCCAGAATTAGTGACATAATCATTTTGATAAACCTTCTAAAGATTGATTTAAACCAACACTAAATTATCACATTTGTTGAATTTGTTTTGGAACAACAAGTTTTCTCAGTCCAGGAAGTGCTACATTGTTGCGATGTAGGTGAAGGTGCTACATTGTAATACTtgaacaacaaaacatattttgtttaaaTGCTGAATAAGTTTTATGTTTAATgtcactcttttttttaaaaacatgaatgaagcCAAAATGTTGCTTCCAGTGCCATGACCATAAATtgttagaatcagaatcagaaattcctTTATCATTCCTTCAAACAGGGATatttgtgtgtcacagcagccgaAGGATTGtttaatataacaataaacaatactactagtaaaaaataaacaatattataAAAAAGTTTAGAAGAAATTGTGATTAGGACGCCTGGAGCAGATACTGTCAGGGAATCAGTGGGATAGGTTTATTGGCAACATTGTCCAGATGTAATCAGAATGAACAGTTTACATCTTTGCTTCTATTGtcaaaatgttaatgtaatATCATCAAGCAGTGTGTTTAGTAATACCTCGCGCTCCAATAAAgacgttccgttccgttccgttccgttttctttccgcttatccatgagggtcgcgggatgttgccgcttttttcccccctaaggggcttactggggccaaatccagtcttactctatgggcgtaggccccAATaaagatgtgtatgtgtgtatataaagGGATGCATGATATTGATTTTTTCAGCCAATAGTTACCTGCTTCTCACAGCTGATACCAGTCACAAATAATCACTTCacgttttatgtattttaaacctgtagtttatgcacCCCTGAGGGTAAAAAGGCTTCGATGTTGCGGGTGAAGATGGATGATTTACTATTCATAGCTCTAATAAGACACGTATTGCGAGTTACAGTCGTGTTGTCTTCTTCTGCACTTGAAAAACAACGGTGACTCCAGCGATGTGGCTATTTACATGTGCAGCAGCTCGACATGATGAATGTGTTTACTGGCGGCTGGCAAACCAACTTTAAAGGCGCATTCCGCCACATAATTTGTGTAAATGCAGCACTTGTTAAGTTGACTAAAGCATTTTGGCTTTGTGTTATCTATTTATCGGCTATGATTTCATTGTCTGCCGATAACCAATAATGTAAATTCTCATTCATTAACTGATAATTTATCGTGCATCCCTAATATAGATATTAGTGTGAAGGTTTATAGGAATTTAGACGGATTCCACTGTGTCCAATGAGCCTGTTTGTTTGACTTTCATTCACAGGAAAATGTGTCCGTGCAACTTCTTTGGAGTCTGCCTGATTATCCTCCTCTGCCTTCCAACTATCACAGGTAAATGAAGGGTGCCCCAAAAAGTCTTTAGGTGTAAAGGAAAAAtgagtttttttgtgaatacCTTTTAAATAACAACTACTATGAATGTTTTTGACCTTCCACCTTTCTAATAAAAATTCTAAATACTGAAGCAAAAATATGTCTATACAAACCTGTTGATTAAGCTATAACCCTATTATTTTACTAGCAACTGAACTATGCTTAAGACTTAACAAATGTTCCCACTTCTTAAAACGTGTCTCAGAGCACATTATGGCAATTTGAGAATGTAGCTGCTCCAGGAGTTACCGAGACTGATGATGCCAGACCAGAAGTTGAAGCTAAAGCCCACACCAGCATGCATGTCATTCAAAACATTGACGTTTTTATAGGCTATGGGCTTTATACTAAGTCTCAACTGCAGAATAAAACCTTGAAAACATATTGTTAGGTCAATATTACAGAAGGAAATAATTGCCTAACTTTTAACTGCAGTACTGGCATAGTGAATTTGCAGACTGAACACATATGGTCATATGTCactgagcagttttttttttccaactccCTAAAGGGCAGTCCAACTTGATTTGTTCATCTCAACCAATCATTGCCTTGGCTGGCAATGATGTCATTCTACCCTGTCGCCTTGATCCTCCCATCAGTGCCAGTTCCAGGGCAGTGGAGTGGACCAAACCTGGTTTAGACCCCGAGTACATCCATGTTCACCAAGATGGACGGCTGGTGTATCAGAGTCAGAATCCACTGTATAATTACCGCACAGCTCTGTTTGTGGATCAGCTGATTAATGGAAACGTCTCCATGAAAATCTTCAAAGTGAAAATCTCTGATGCaggaaaatacaaatgtttcctTCCTTCATTATGGAAGGATTCTTTCATCCAACTCACTGTTGGTAAGTCAGACAATTCGGAGATAAGCATCAACATCACAAATCTTAAAATGCATTGGCCTGCCAAAGAcatattttaagttaagttGCTATTTTTTAATGGATCACTTCCTCGCTGTATCAACATGTGGAAAGATGCCACACTGCATATTTGTCTCAGAATGTGATCACTTTCTCACCAACAGGTGCTGTCTCCCAGCCTATTGTTAGTTTATCAGGGATTGATAAAATTAATAAGGCTACCAGTGGAGTGGTTCTACAGTGTAACTCTACAGGCtggtatccagaacctgaggtgttctggctggacggtgagggaaacctcctctctgctggacctacagagacagtcagaggtcctgatgacctctatactgtcagcagcagagtgactgtggagaagagacacagcaacagcttcacctgtagagtccaacagaaccacaTCAACCAGATTAGAGAAACAAAGATACATGTTCCAGGTAGAAGATGACTAATATACTGATTAGATGACCACTAACGGCTTACATCTAATCAAATATaactgtgttttatcatttcagaGGATTTCTTTATGGTTCCGTCTAGTTGTACTGGTTGGGCCATTTTTAGTGGGATTGTTTCCTTTGTACTAATTGTATCTGGAGTTGTCCTTGTGTGGAAATTGAAACCATGCAGTAACAGTGAGTCACAAACTAAAAGCACTTGTCAGGTTACTTTTagatgtttaaagaaaaaatttaGTGTTGTATGTTAGGTAGAGTTGTCTTatagattattttattttcagtgacaGCGACTGGAATGAGTGAGCAGGACACTGAGGCAGACAAGAATAACGGAGCTAAAAGTATGACTGACGATCAGTCTGATGCTgccagagaaagagaagaaaaacctCTTTTGAAACCTCAGATGGAGCAACAAAGGGAGACAAATGTaagtaatgaaaaaaacattatatttataCTCTGCTGAGATGGTCACCAACAACTTACTCTATACTTAGTTTACACACatcaaaatattcatttttaagtTTCTCTATTAAACCATAGGTTTTTATTGTTAATTGTTTTGAAGCTTTAGAAATAGTTATTTTTATGATACTTAGTTTAAAACATAAGCCATGGAGCTGTGGAGAAGCAGAAAGACTTAGTTACATGTTTCTAgtaacaacaaacagatttttattttgttatatgACGATACAACAATCCAGGGTCGTATCCCAACATGTTCACATGTCAGATCgtctgatgatgatgctgctaCATCAAGCTCATCAGTTTTTTGTTAAGACGCACAGGGTGCTTACGACACGTAAGCATTCAGCGTTTCAGTTAGGTTAGACTGAAGAAAACCTTGTTCATGTTTTGTAtcacacaaatgcaaataagAGTTCCTTCTTACggtaaatgccctaaatgtaaatgtattggATGGGTTGACTGGAGTTGGATACAACCCCTGGCTCACAATACTTACTATATCCTCTATTATAAGGTCATttggctttctctctctcagagaAGTAATATTCCCTGGTGTCTATTCATTTTTATAGCCCTGATCACAAAACTACCGTCATTGATAACATCTATGGTAATTGGGAATATTGGGAAACATACTGTAGGTGGGCTGCAGTCTTTTAGAATCTCTTGCAATATGACTTATAACTGAATTCTCTAGCTCCACCTGTCTGCTTGAAGTCTTTGTTTCCACTATTGACACTATTGCTGCATAATAAGTATAATGTGTAAGAATCCTGCCATTAGATGTAAAAATAGGAgacttttgttttatattttgttgagttttatATTTACATCATCCCAAGTGTTTCCAACATTGCTCAAACCAGAGGTATCAGGTTATCAGTTTACTTAAGGTGATGGTGCATTTCACCGGCACACACTGAGggttggtgtgtgtctgtgtttcagtgATTCAGGACAGCTCTCTGTGAATTTAGTTGCCCACTCACcacagactctggttctctctcttctttcccccctctcatctctgtcacgttacgttcatgaagtaaactacatttcctctccagctccagtcagaaggcaacattacagaacataaacaccccATAACCTGTTGAagttacatactgtatgttcaaATGTCTCTGATTATGCTTGGTATTATTGAAAATAAGGGTTAAGATAGTCTTTAATAAAggtttgaatgaatgaatgaagacaTGCTAACGGAGGTGAAAAAATGGTGATATTTGaagacctgggaatgagaccaGCTTTGAACCTTAAATCATTGTAAACACTTGCAACCAAAtctgtgtgttgatgttgtttccATCTTTAGATTGTTCATATTATTTTTCCTCTTGATACTCTGGCTTGCTAACTGTGTATGTTGTCCATACCTTCCTCCTTTCAGACATCcaaccaggagaaccaggaaATTTCAGCCAGTGAAGAGGTCATTCTGGAAGAGGCTGACCCGGATGGCAAATTTCTTCGTCTCAGAAACAAGTCTGGCAAGGTAATGTTGTAGTAAATGAGAACTGTATGTGTGCTATATCAAGTGTAATTGGTATAAATCAATATGTGATTCCTATAAAGAATTGGTTGGTGTCAGTCTGAATTTACACCAGAAATTCATGATCTCACTTTTAGGCCGCAATGattaatgataaaaatacagTGTAGCTAGAAGTTGTTTAATATCAGGAATAAGCTACTCTGAAAGATTTTTCATGATTGTGCTCATTGGTGTTTAATTTGCTACTCTCATGTTGTAGCATCATGTCATTCATAAGTGTTTCCTTCAAACAGAACCAATTACTGGCCAACTGCAAGATAGAGGTCAACAGAAGAGACATGTTCTACAGTTTTCCTAAAGGGTTTATCTTTGAAGCTGGAAAAACTGTTATTGTAAGTTTCAAGTGTTTGTTAAATGTCAATGTGACATTTCTATGTTTTCAATTATTCTGTCTAATCTTCAGGCTAAAGCAGCCCTCCACCAGTGTCATTCATTACTCTGAATGTATTGAAAGACACTGTTGActtatcatttttaaaaactgcaaaaCTTACTCCAGAGCCACAGCTGTAAAATTTCAGgggtaaaattggtggagtgcCCTTGTGAAGTTAATCAGTGGAGATTTTGATAATGGCCCTGTGAATCAATGTTTTGTTAACAagatcacattttgttttgactcCAAGCGCACAGagcaattaaataaatgtaaaatcagATTTACAAATGTTGTCAAGGTTTGAAACTTCAACGTATGTTAAaatttcaaattgttttgtgttgcaaCTGCTTAGGTTTCAGCATAGAGAACAATTGGTTAGggtcagaaaaaaatcatgttgtGCTTTAAGTAGGCTACTTGAACACTGGAAaccagctggaaaatgtcctaatCTTTTGCACAAATGTTTCAGTGGCTTCACACTTGTCATGTCTCAGAGCGTTTTCTGGCTTCTTGGCCAGCTGTAACAACAAGACCAACCCTTCTGTTTCCTGATCAATGTGTTGTGATTTGGAcagaatttattttcttttgtaataatGATACATATTTGGTAAGTGTGGCATATACAGCTTTGACCGTATGCGGGATTTACAGAAGCCTACAATGCTGATATCTCATTTTGGCAACTTGGCTTGTGACACTCTATGAATAATCATACATCTTGACTGGGTAGCTTTAACATACGCTTTTTGTTTTGGGCTTTTTCAGATCTGGGCTTCAGATGGTGGAGGAAACCACAAACCTCCAACAGAAGTAGTTTGGAAAGATCAGAAGTCCTGGGGTGCTACAGACAAAGTCCTGCTAATAACAGCTGCAGGAGAGGTCTGACATCATGTCACATGTCACAtcaaaatgcattattttattatgcCCATGCCTTTGCTTATGTTATAACGCTGTCTTTTGTCTGTCCTATCACCAACAGAAAAAGGGCCTGAAGCTGTAAACTGTCCACAGTGATGAAGAGGCATGCTGAAATGTTAGGGTGCACTGTTGTCAGCTTAAGATAACGCacacaaaacaactaaatgTATCAGTAAGAACAGTCAAATCTTTGCCCATATACATAATTATAtacataagaaaaacaaatataaaaacaaataatggaAGAAATTAAACCATTTGttcaaatgtgttaaaataaacaaagttgATGTGATTCTGGCAGCAGTATATGTAGTACTACCTTATCATTGTTTTGTAagatttgaattatttactTCCCTCATTGCCTCCTTGCACTGTATTTTGTTTCAGTGCTATTATCTTTGTTGTCAAGCTGAAATGAAAACCTGGGTGTTCTGCATTCAAACTACATTGTATTTTAGGGTTGTCAGTAATAATTAGATAGTAGAATGACTGTCTGTGGAGAGTCCttatatttcataataaaacattacattttgcaTATAATTACTGTTTCTGTGCATTTCTTTCATATTTGACTAATTTTATGCAGATCGTATGTAAGCTTAAACAAATCTGATGATGCAATTTCTAACTTTATTCATGACCTCATTAAACAGTTTCCTTTATGAGTTTCTTGTCTAAATCACTAGTTTCCATTCTTCTTCAACACAGAATGATGTTCATGGTGTAAATTCTGGTCCCGTACAGAGTAAAATAGACATAAAGCAGAGTATGCCCTTTTGAAAAGTGTGCCACATTTGGACACACATCCATAAGAATGAAATCCATATTGGGCAGTTTCACATCTCATAATTCACATCTTGTACCAACATGCACCACTAGTAAAGACAATGGTGTGACTTGGAGTGGAGATTTATTCCTATGGCATGGCTGAGACTCAGACTTTGTAGTTTTCATGGTCCATggttttttgcttttattgccTGTGTTAGTCACCaacgtctgtctctctccaacACAACGATCAGGATGGCCCAACCCAGTTGAGACTgaccaataaaacattttaacacaccTTGTATAACACTGACAGTATGAACAAATTATAAAATCAATATGTCTATTTTTGACTATGGCTATAACATGGAAAAACCAACTCTATTAGCAGAGGCGGAGCTCTTTCAAAGACTCTAAAAGCTCTCCTTCAATCATATTCATGCAttctcccactgaaaatgtaTACTTCCATTGCTGGCAGATTAGGCCTGACTTCACATTGTTTTCTACTCGATCTGCTCAACCACACTGAGcaactaaaacaacaaaaaagggtTAAAAGTCAAACTCACAGTTATCAAATCCAGTCAGTGCTCTGCTGGAAACATGGTCGGCCAGGAGAGGGCAGCACGTACACAGTATAGAGGCCTATATCTGTACGTTCTATTCAATGTATTAGTCTTATAGTAAAAGCTTGATGAACAGCAAAAACTTAATGTAGCACTTAATAATAAAACGTCATTAATGTACCAATTGTTTATGAAATCAAGTTCAGAGTTTTGAGAAGATGTTTTGAATGATTCCAATtaatctaaagaaaaaaaatatttcaaggACTTAGCTGTGAAAGAAATCACATTAGACACATTAGACAGTGTAATTGTATTACATTTAGCAAAACATTTTATGCATAACAATTTATAAAAAGGTCTTAATATACATATATCACTGAATATTACTTTATTAACACAAAACTGTCTATAATTATCATGAATAAAATAGGAAAATTATCATCATTGCACATCAAGTATACAATGGAATTGCAGTGCTTCTCTGGTCAATGCAGTCTTAAATAtcatacaggaataaataaagatagcataaaagaataaaaggatTAAAAGGGAATACACACTATACACATCATTTACACTCAGGCATACTCTTTATGAGTTCACCCTGCTTCTCTCACCTTTAGGACACCACTGCATAGAGTGGAAAATAGTGtttgtcacagaaaaaaaaactactttttaaCAGTTATTTGACAATTGACACTGTATTCAAGACAAACTAGATGGATGAAACCACCTGCTTGTGTCTCGGCAGTCATTCTGTTCAAGTTGGAAATTGCTGCAACAATGATTCTTGAGactttctcatgacctcagctcaacactgtttcctCACTGATTATCATTAGCTTTCTCAACTTCAATACATTGATTTTAATCACATTGTACactttttcaccatttttcttATTCCTTATTCTTCTACTTTGCAAAGCTAATACTTAATTCTCATTCTGATCATCAGAGACAAAGTGACAGACAAATCTTTGAGTACAGTTCCTTATTTTACACAGGCACACTGCGATGTTGCCGTTCCCTTATCACTTCCTCTTCCAATGTCTCAACCTAATGATTTCAgtgctttttaaaatgaatttatgGCAAACATAATGCAGCAGGCAAAGCtttgatatatttcagaatcatttcaggagtAAGTACAATGtccctttcttgtatttgtgtcttaACTATCTTGACAACCCTCTTCAGCCTGTTTTTGTACATGaggaaaaagataaaaacagaaacctgTTTGGTTTCGGCATATAATTCCACCTCCCCAGTCTCTTTCTTGTTCTTCAGTGTCTGCACTTCAGTTTcagctttcttcttcttctgcaggtCCTCCTTTTTTTTAGAACGCTGGATCATATAAAGACATGTGACTGAACATA containing:
- the LOC115590433 gene encoding butyrophilin subfamily 1 member A1-like; amino-acid sequence: MNAQVIKVIIALLDDSEAQAERVEGAEEDKVAMPESIPLFQHRFYWQSNLICSSQPIIALAGNDVILPCRLDPPISASSRAVEWTKPGLDPEYIHVHQDGRLVYQSQNPLYNYRTALFVDQLINGNVSMKIFKVKISDAGKYKCFLPSLWKDSFIQLTVGAVSQPIVSLSGIDKINKATSGVVLQCNSTGWYPEPEVFWLDGEGNLLSAGPTETVRGPDDLYTVSSRVTVEKRHSNSFTCRVQQNHINQIRETKIHVPGRR
- the LOC115590434 gene encoding prelamin-A/C-like, which gives rise to MLSIPSSFQTSNQENQEISASEEVILEEADPDGKFLRLRNKSGKIWASDGGGNHKPPTEVVWKDQKSWGATDKVLLITAAGEKKGLKL